Proteins encoded within one genomic window of Candidatus Thiodiazotropha endoloripes:
- a CDS encoding putative bifunctional diguanylate cyclase/phosphodiesterase, which translates to MRFRPIPLSLFTTFFVAVFLLLLFGLGRLTYLEIEKLNERFRNANQQLGDQEVASALTESLNIIDQKAVQLASWEEVIQQLLQPTYYTYWYRHRAKQNRFTSDYILDLALYDAEGNVLASIDTSLLPDHIQSDQLGLTIKISEYQPFVTVIKPVVNRQTNQLLGYISTLNQLMPIIESHHFSNADPATLNIDIEQSGHLSSEQFKQHLHYRLISMPYSQAIQSELADFLFRLAAITASLTLLIFPLAAWLVSRPIMAITYHINELKQYPYKKFDPVKDAPLLITELDTIRQSLDSYHNQLNQVNTTLDERNQQLQHLTQRDNLTGVLNRSAFDDYWNEISQLTGSKKLQTFLMLFDINHFKALNDSYGHQAGDDVLITIAQLINSMLRGREQLFRLGGDEFATILIGDNHRKAMQLAKQCHLAISNYPFEKLGILEPVRMSIGLAQSSTEDDSNLNTLLWQADVAVHFAKRPGYSNIVSFSAELAQHAQGLFSNRNQSVVFDAIDNGRGLVLFYQPIVNLETGHAEYYEALVRISHEDQLIMPSHIFPLVEARSLELDLDRQVIRKICADLKADKIPAGSGVSINLSAPTIVDSDLTNWLEALIPYTGQYKLLIEVTETALITQLETARKNLNKLRSMGFHIALDDFGSGYSSIRYLGTMPVDVVKFDITLTRLLDEPESNPILDHLAQMINESGHLLVAEGIETRSAATQLRQLGFRYGQGYYFGKPKAQIPAKQDYKHALNFSA; encoded by the coding sequence ATGCGATTCAGACCGATACCATTAAGCCTCTTTACAACATTTTTTGTTGCTGTCTTCCTACTCCTGCTGTTTGGTCTGGGGCGCCTTACCTACCTGGAAATTGAAAAGCTGAACGAGCGTTTCCGCAACGCCAACCAACAACTGGGAGATCAGGAGGTCGCTTCAGCATTGACTGAATCCCTGAATATCATCGACCAGAAAGCAGTCCAGCTGGCTAGCTGGGAAGAGGTAATTCAGCAACTGCTACAACCGACCTATTATACCTATTGGTACCGTCACCGGGCCAAACAAAACCGCTTTACCTCCGACTACATCCTCGATCTGGCCCTGTATGATGCCGAGGGTAATGTGCTGGCGTCGATCGACACCTCGCTGTTACCTGATCACATTCAGAGCGATCAGTTGGGTCTAACGATAAAGATCAGTGAATACCAGCCGTTTGTAACCGTTATCAAACCAGTCGTCAATCGACAGACCAACCAGCTACTGGGTTATATTTCCACACTCAATCAATTGATGCCGATCATTGAATCACATCACTTCAGCAATGCTGATCCGGCAACACTCAACATCGACATCGAACAGTCGGGGCATCTTTCGAGTGAGCAATTCAAACAACATCTGCACTACCGTTTGATCAGCATGCCATACAGTCAAGCCATTCAGTCAGAGTTGGCCGATTTCCTGTTCAGGCTTGCTGCTATCACGGCGAGTCTCACGCTGCTGATATTCCCCTTGGCCGCCTGGCTTGTGAGCCGCCCGATTATGGCCATCACTTATCATATCAATGAGCTGAAGCAGTATCCTTACAAGAAGTTCGACCCAGTCAAGGATGCACCCTTGTTGATTACCGAACTGGATACCATCCGACAATCTCTCGACAGTTATCACAATCAGTTGAACCAGGTGAATACCACTCTCGATGAAAGAAATCAGCAGCTGCAACATCTGACCCAGCGGGATAACCTAACCGGGGTACTCAACCGCAGCGCGTTCGACGATTACTGGAACGAGATCAGCCAGCTGACCGGCAGCAAGAAACTGCAAACTTTCCTGATGCTGTTTGACATCAATCACTTCAAGGCGCTCAATGACAGCTATGGTCATCAGGCTGGGGATGATGTGCTGATCACCATCGCTCAACTCATCAACAGTATGTTGCGAGGACGTGAACAGCTGTTTCGCTTGGGCGGCGATGAGTTTGCAACCATTTTGATTGGAGACAATCACCGTAAGGCGATGCAACTTGCCAAACAGTGCCACCTGGCAATTTCAAACTACCCGTTTGAAAAGCTGGGGATCCTGGAGCCTGTGCGAATGAGTATCGGTCTGGCTCAAAGCTCGACTGAAGATGATTCAAATCTCAATACGTTGCTCTGGCAAGCGGATGTGGCAGTCCACTTTGCAAAACGTCCCGGTTATTCGAATATTGTCAGTTTTTCGGCAGAACTGGCGCAACATGCCCAGGGACTCTTTTCCAACCGTAACCAGAGCGTCGTTTTCGATGCCATAGACAACGGCCGTGGACTGGTGCTGTTCTACCAACCCATTGTCAACCTGGAAACCGGGCACGCCGAGTATTATGAGGCCCTGGTGCGTATCTCTCATGAAGATCAGCTGATCATGCCGTCCCACATCTTCCCGCTGGTGGAAGCAAGAAGCCTTGAGCTCGACCTGGACCGCCAGGTAATCCGGAAAATCTGCGCCGATCTGAAAGCTGACAAAATACCCGCCGGTTCCGGTGTATCGATCAATCTATCCGCTCCCACGATCGTCGATAGCGATTTAACCAATTGGCTGGAAGCATTAATCCCCTACACAGGTCAATACAAGCTGCTGATCGAGGTCACTGAAACCGCACTGATCACGCAACTTGAGACGGCTCGAAAAAACCTCAACAAACTGAGATCAATGGGGTTCCACATCGCGCTGGATGACTTTGGCAGCGGCTACTCCTCAATCCGCTACCTCGGCACGATGCCGGTGGATGTAGTCAAGTTTGATATCACCCTGACCAGGTTACTGGATGAGCCGGAGTCCAATCCCATCCTCGATCATCTGGCACAGATGATCAACGAATCAGGTCACCTGCTGGTGGCAGAAGGGATCGAAACCCGGTCAGCCGCAACCCAGTTGAGACAGCTTGGATTCCGCTATGGCCAGGGATACTATTTCGGTAAACCGAAGGCACAGATCCCCGCAAAACAGGACTATAAACACGCCTTAAATTTTTCTGCATAA
- a CDS encoding alpha/beta hydrolase, with protein sequence MFTIMLKSIARPLPKLLLTLLLLVSHYCAAETIQLRMQNGLLATADYLDAGDEKSPILILHGFLQTRDFFTVRRIADALHDEGYSVLLPNLSLGIDQRHQSLPCEAIHTHSMEQDRDEVAQWVDWLNEKSSKPVTLIGHSMGSLTLLAYLHSQPDQDSINQAILISLITFAQGPIAKANSTDKHRAQQDLIMGPNRIYNYRLAFCDSYPSQPDHYLSYLNWDQTRASSALLGLSKKPSIILGSRDNRLSPEWKPILMELKANVIEVEGANHFFDHSHEFDLLDNIIQML encoded by the coding sequence ATGTTTACCATAATGTTGAAATCGATCGCTCGTCCACTGCCAAAACTGCTTTTGACGCTCCTGCTGCTGGTCAGTCACTACTGTGCTGCGGAGACCATCCAACTGCGCATGCAGAACGGCCTGCTCGCCACGGCGGACTATCTGGATGCGGGAGATGAAAAATCGCCGATCCTGATCCTGCACGGTTTTCTACAGACCCGGGACTTTTTCACCGTACGACGAATAGCCGATGCGTTACACGATGAAGGGTATAGTGTTCTGCTGCCCAATCTCTCCTTGGGCATTGATCAGCGCCATCAGAGCCTGCCCTGTGAAGCGATACATACCCACAGCATGGAGCAGGACCGGGATGAGGTGGCCCAATGGGTCGATTGGCTAAATGAAAAAAGTTCAAAGCCAGTCACCCTGATCGGTCACAGCATGGGTAGCTTGACACTTTTGGCCTATCTACACTCTCAGCCTGACCAGGATTCCATCAATCAGGCGATATTGATCAGTCTTATCACATTCGCACAGGGCCCGATTGCAAAAGCGAACTCAACGGATAAACACCGTGCGCAACAAGACCTGATTATGGGTCCTAATCGCATATATAACTATCGACTGGCTTTTTGTGACAGCTATCCATCCCAGCCTGACCACTACCTCTCCTACCTCAACTGGGATCAGACCCGTGCCAGCAGTGCATTACTTGGTTTATCAAAAAAACCGAGTATTATCTTAGGTAGCAGAGACAATCGTCTTAGCCCGGAATGGAAACCGATACTCATGGAATTAAAAGCCAACGTAATTGAGGTCGAAGGCGCCAACCATTTTTTTGATCACTCACATGAATTTGATCTATTGGATAACATAATTCAGATGCTTTGA